A stretch of the Nicotiana tabacum cultivar K326 chromosome 6, ASM71507v2, whole genome shotgun sequence genome encodes the following:
- the LOC107823860 gene encoding nematode resistance protein-like HSPRO2: protein MVDYDRKTKMISSDITSKSPRISNKLQISIPAAAPIRLTELSAASDSACSAYEHYLRLPELKKMWSSGEFPSWKNESLLKPALQGLETTFRFVSIVLSDPRPYANRREWKRRLESLAMDQIEIISLLCEDEEEDPETRGTAPVGDLTSSTSVLARHNSSAEVWKLSDETTVVSQTSEASLLPRLAAWQKSEDIAQKIMYSIECEMRRCPYTLGLGEPNLSGKPSLEYDAVVKPSELHALKKSPSDRMNLDNFENRTLYTTHQILETWIYASKMLLKRIAERIDRKDYEKAVNDCWLLEKTWKLLIEIEDLHLLMDPDDFLRLKNQLSIKATAESELFCFRSKGLVEITKLSKDLKHKVPNILDVEVDPQGGPRIQEAAMDLFRKKESFEKIHLLQALQAIEMAVKRFYYSYKQLLVIVMGSLEAKGNTKFMAVDTSDALAQIFLEPTYFPSLDAAKTFLGEHWSHEHGKYSPERSNKA from the coding sequence ATGGTTGATTACGATAGAAAGACAAAGATGATATCCTCTGATATAACTAGCAAATCGCCGAGGATTTCAAATAAGCTTCAAATTTCAATACCAGCTGCGGCACCTATTCGGCTGACGGAGCTGTCGGCGGCGTCTGATTCAGCTTGTTCAGCTTACGAACACTACCTCAGGCTACCGGAGCTGAAGAAGATGTGGAGCTCTGGAGAATTTCCGAGTTGGAAGAATGAATCGTTGCTCAAACCGGCTTTGCAAGGTTTGGAAACGACTTTTCGGTTCGTTTCTATTGTGTTGTCTGATCCTAGACCGTATGCGAACCGGAGAGAATGGAAGCGGAGGCTTGAATCGTTGGCGATGGATCAGATTGAAATCATATCTCTGTTGtgcgaagatgaagaagaggatcCAGAGACCCGTGGAACGGCTCCCGTCGGTGACCTCACGTCGTCAACTAGTGTATTGGCTCGTCACAACAGTTCAGCGGAGGTGTGGAAGCTTTCTGATGAGACGACGGTTGTCAGCCAGACGAGTGAGGCCAGCTTGTTGCCTCGTCTCGCAGCTTGGCAAAAGTCCGAAGACATAGCGCAGAAGATTATGTATTCCATTGAATGTGAAATGAGGAGGTGTCCATACACTCTCGGATTAGGCGAGCCGAATCTGAGCGGCAAGCCCAGCCTTGAATATGACGCAGTAGTCAAGCCATCGGAACTTCACGCTCTGAAGAAAAGCCCCTCCGATCGCATGAATTTGGACAATTTCGAAAACCGAACGCTGTACACGACACACCAGATCCTCGAAACATGGATCTACGCGTCAAAAATGCTTTTGAAGAGAATCGCTGAGAGAATCGATCGCAAAGACTACGAAAAAGCCGTTAACGACTGCTGGTTACTGGAGAAAACGTGGAAACTCCTAATCGAAATCGAAGACCTTCACTTGCTGATGGATCCAGATGATTTTCTACGCCTAAAAAACCAATTATCCATCAAAGCAACTGCCGAATCGGAGCTATTTTGCTTCCGATCCAAAGGACTCGttgaaattaccaaactatcCAAGGATCTAAAACACAAAGTGCCGAACATTCTAGACGTAGAGGTAGATCCCCAGGGGGGACCAAGAATTCAAGAGGCAGCCATGGATTTGTTCAGGAAAAAGGAAAGCTTCGAGAAGATTCACTTGCTTCAAGCTTTACAAGCAATTGAAATGGCAGTGAAGAGATTCTACTATTCGTATAAGCAGTTGTTAGTAATTGTTATGGGGAGTTTAGAAGCTAAAGGGAACACAAAATTTATGGCCGTTGACACAAGCGATGCATTGGCTCAGATCTTCCTTGAGCCGACGTATTTTCCTAGTTTGGATGCTGCAAAAACTTTTCTAGGAGAACATTGGAGTCATGAGCATGGGAAATATAGTCCAGAGAGAAGTAACAAGGCCTAA